The following are encoded together in the Juglans microcarpa x Juglans regia isolate MS1-56 chromosome 2D, Jm3101_v1.0, whole genome shotgun sequence genome:
- the LOC121248385 gene encoding membrane-anchored ubiquitin-fold protein 1 encodes MAAVQNQLEIKFRLTDGSDIGPKSFPVATSVANLKESILAQWPKEKENGPRTVKDVKLISAGKILENNRTLGECQSPLCDIPGGVTTMHVVVQPPSSDKEKKGASQPKESKCVCVIL; translated from the exons ATGGCCGCGGTGCAAAATCAATTAGAGATCAAGTTTAGGTTGACTGATGGATCGGATATCGGCCCCAAAAGCTTTCCCGTTGCTACAAGTGTTGCAAATTTAAAGGAAAGCATTCTTGCTCAATGGCCAAAAG agAAGGAGAATGGTCCAAGGACAGTGAAAGATGTCAAGTTAATAAGTGCAGGCAAAATATTGGAGAACAACAGAACACTAGGGGAGTGCCAGAGCCCATTATGTGACATCCCTGGTGGAGTCACGACCATGCACGTCGTCGTTCAGCCACCTTCTTCAGATAAAG AAAAGAAAGGAGCAAGCCAACCAAAGGAGAGCAAGTGTGTTTGTGTTATATTATGA
- the LOC121248293 gene encoding probable galacturonosyltransferase 14 isoform X2, whose protein sequence is MQLHFSPSMRSITISSSNGFIELMKIKVAARHISYRTLFHTILILAFLLPFVFILTAVVTLEDCLGRRLGPRFLGRVDDSGRLVRDFYKILNQVNAEEIPHGLKLPASFSQLVSEMKNNQYDARTFAFMLRAMMEKFEREIRESKFSELMNKHFAASSIPKGIHCLSLRLTDEYSSNAHARKQLPPPELLPLLSNKSYHHFILSTDNILAASVVVASTVQSSQKPEKIVFHVITDKKTYAGMHSWFALNPISPAIVEVKGVHQFDWLTRENVPVLEAVENQNGIRNYYHGNHVAGANLSDTTPRTFASKLQARSPKYISLLNHLRIYIPELFPNLDKVVFLDDDVVIQRDLSPLWEIDLEGKVNGAVETCKGEDEWVMSKHFRNYFNFSHPLISKNLDPDECAWAYGMNIFDLSAWRKTNIRETYHSWLRENLKSNLTMWKLGTLPPALIAFKGHVHPIDPSWHMLGLGYQNNTNIESVKKAAVIHYNGQSKPWLQIGLEHLRPFWTKYVNYTNDFIRNCHILES, encoded by the exons ATGCAGCTTCATTTCTCTCCTAGCATGAGAAGTATCACGATCTCTAGCAGCAATGGATTTATTGAATTGATGAAGATCAAGGTCGCAGCTCGCCACATCTCCTATAGGACCCTCTTCCACACTATTCTGATCCTCGCTTTCTTGTTGCCATTTGTCTTCATTCTCACTGCCGTTGTTACCCTCGAAG ATTGTTTAGGCAGGCGTTTGGGACCAAGGTTTCTTGGTAGGGTTGATGATTCAGGA AGACTGGTTAGAGATTTTTACAAGATTCTTAATCAAGTTAATGCTGAGGAAATCCCACATGGTCTCAAGCTGCCAGCTTCGTTTAGTCAACTTGTTTCTGAAATGAAGAACAACCAGTATGATGCAAGGACCTTCGCTTTCATGTTAAGGGCTATG ATGGAGAAATTTGAAAGGGAGATTAGGGAGTCTAAATTTTCGGAGCTGATGAACAAGCACTTTGCAGCTAGTTCCATTCCAAAAGGGATCCACTGTCTGTCTCTTCGTTTGACTGATGAATATTCCTCAAATGCCCATGCACGCAAACAATTGCCTCCTCCAGAGTTACTCCCTTTGCTCTCTAACAAGTCTTATCACCACTTTATCCTGTCAACTGATAACATTTTGGCTGCTTCAGTCGTTGTTGCTTCTACTGTCCAGTCATCTCAAAAACCCGAAAAGATTGTCTTCCATGTCATCACTGACAAGAAAACTTATGCCGGTATGCACTCATGGTTTGCACTAAATCCTATCTCCCCAGCTATTGTTGAAGTGAAAGGTGTTCACCAGTTTGACTGGTTAACAAGAGAAAATGTTCCAGTACTTGAAGCTGTAGAGAACCAAAATGGAATCAGGAATTACTACCATGGTAATCATGTTGCAGGGGCCAACCTCAGTGATACTACTCCACGAACATTTGCTTCAAAATTACAAGCTAGAAGTCCTAAGTATATATCCTTACTCAACCATCTTCGCATATATATACCCGAG CTCTTTCCAAACCTTGACAAGGTCGTCTTTTTAGATGATGATGTTGTGATTCAGCGTGATTTATCTCCCCTTTGGGAAATTGACCTTGAGGGAAAAGTTAATGGAGCTGTTGAAACTTGTAAAGGTGAAGATGAGTGGGTAATGTCTAAGCATTTCAGGAACTACTTCAATTTTTCCCATCCTCTCATATCAAAGAATTTGGACCCTGATGAATGTGCATGGGCTTATGGGATGAATATCTTTGATCTTAGTGCTTGGAGGAAGACAAATATAAGAGAAACATATCATTCTTGGCTGAGAGAG AATCTGAAGTCAAACTTGACAATGTGGAAACTTGGGACCTTACCACCTGCTTTGATTGCATTTAAAGGTCATGTTCACCCAATTGACCCATCATGGCACATGCTTGGCTTGGGCTATCAGAATAACACCAACATTGAGAGTGTAAAAAAAGCCGCAGTTATCCACTATAATGGCCAATCTAAACCATGGTTGCAGATTGGCTTGGAGCATCTCCGTCCATTTTGGACCAAGTATGTCAATTACACCAATGATTTTATAAGGAACTGCCACATCTTGGAGTCGTAG
- the LOC121248293 gene encoding probable galacturonosyltransferase 14 isoform X1: MQLHFSPSMRSITISSSNGFIELMKIKVAARHISYRTLFHTILILAFLLPFVFILTAVVTLEGVNKCSSFDCLGRRLGPRFLGRVDDSGRLVRDFYKILNQVNAEEIPHGLKLPASFSQLVSEMKNNQYDARTFAFMLRAMMEKFEREIRESKFSELMNKHFAASSIPKGIHCLSLRLTDEYSSNAHARKQLPPPELLPLLSNKSYHHFILSTDNILAASVVVASTVQSSQKPEKIVFHVITDKKTYAGMHSWFALNPISPAIVEVKGVHQFDWLTRENVPVLEAVENQNGIRNYYHGNHVAGANLSDTTPRTFASKLQARSPKYISLLNHLRIYIPELFPNLDKVVFLDDDVVIQRDLSPLWEIDLEGKVNGAVETCKGEDEWVMSKHFRNYFNFSHPLISKNLDPDECAWAYGMNIFDLSAWRKTNIRETYHSWLRENLKSNLTMWKLGTLPPALIAFKGHVHPIDPSWHMLGLGYQNNTNIESVKKAAVIHYNGQSKPWLQIGLEHLRPFWTKYVNYTNDFIRNCHILES; the protein is encoded by the exons ATGCAGCTTCATTTCTCTCCTAGCATGAGAAGTATCACGATCTCTAGCAGCAATGGATTTATTGAATTGATGAAGATCAAGGTCGCAGCTCGCCACATCTCCTATAGGACCCTCTTCCACACTATTCTGATCCTCGCTTTCTTGTTGCCATTTGTCTTCATTCTCACTGCCGTTGTTACCCTCGAAGGTGTCAACAAGTGCTCCTCATTTG ATTGTTTAGGCAGGCGTTTGGGACCAAGGTTTCTTGGTAGGGTTGATGATTCAGGA AGACTGGTTAGAGATTTTTACAAGATTCTTAATCAAGTTAATGCTGAGGAAATCCCACATGGTCTCAAGCTGCCAGCTTCGTTTAGTCAACTTGTTTCTGAAATGAAGAACAACCAGTATGATGCAAGGACCTTCGCTTTCATGTTAAGGGCTATG ATGGAGAAATTTGAAAGGGAGATTAGGGAGTCTAAATTTTCGGAGCTGATGAACAAGCACTTTGCAGCTAGTTCCATTCCAAAAGGGATCCACTGTCTGTCTCTTCGTTTGACTGATGAATATTCCTCAAATGCCCATGCACGCAAACAATTGCCTCCTCCAGAGTTACTCCCTTTGCTCTCTAACAAGTCTTATCACCACTTTATCCTGTCAACTGATAACATTTTGGCTGCTTCAGTCGTTGTTGCTTCTACTGTCCAGTCATCTCAAAAACCCGAAAAGATTGTCTTCCATGTCATCACTGACAAGAAAACTTATGCCGGTATGCACTCATGGTTTGCACTAAATCCTATCTCCCCAGCTATTGTTGAAGTGAAAGGTGTTCACCAGTTTGACTGGTTAACAAGAGAAAATGTTCCAGTACTTGAAGCTGTAGAGAACCAAAATGGAATCAGGAATTACTACCATGGTAATCATGTTGCAGGGGCCAACCTCAGTGATACTACTCCACGAACATTTGCTTCAAAATTACAAGCTAGAAGTCCTAAGTATATATCCTTACTCAACCATCTTCGCATATATATACCCGAG CTCTTTCCAAACCTTGACAAGGTCGTCTTTTTAGATGATGATGTTGTGATTCAGCGTGATTTATCTCCCCTTTGGGAAATTGACCTTGAGGGAAAAGTTAATGGAGCTGTTGAAACTTGTAAAGGTGAAGATGAGTGGGTAATGTCTAAGCATTTCAGGAACTACTTCAATTTTTCCCATCCTCTCATATCAAAGAATTTGGACCCTGATGAATGTGCATGGGCTTATGGGATGAATATCTTTGATCTTAGTGCTTGGAGGAAGACAAATATAAGAGAAACATATCATTCTTGGCTGAGAGAG AATCTGAAGTCAAACTTGACAATGTGGAAACTTGGGACCTTACCACCTGCTTTGATTGCATTTAAAGGTCATGTTCACCCAATTGACCCATCATGGCACATGCTTGGCTTGGGCTATCAGAATAACACCAACATTGAGAGTGTAAAAAAAGCCGCAGTTATCCACTATAATGGCCAATCTAAACCATGGTTGCAGATTGGCTTGGAGCATCTCCGTCCATTTTGGACCAAGTATGTCAATTACACCAATGATTTTATAAGGAACTGCCACATCTTGGAGTCGTAG